Proteins co-encoded in one Streptomyces sp. NBC_01571 genomic window:
- a CDS encoding NAD(P)/FAD-dependent oxidoreductase, which yields MTITIVGAGLGGLALARVLHVKGMDSVVYEREASRSARGQGGMLDIHSGQRALREAGLIDQFRAIARGEGQDMRLLEPDGTLLLQEDTPVDAPLERPEVDRADLRDLLLDSLPEDAVRWGHALESADNGRLRFADGSSATYDLLVGADGAQSRVRALLTDACPTHIGQNVVEIGIPDIDRTHPDLAVMVGRGNYWVLGNGLSLAAQRNGDGRVRIGLSFYNTAEDWFATSGIPFDDPAAARARLIDLLPGWDSRFTALIAACDDTVVPRSISTLPVGLTWPSTPGVTLVGDAAHLMPPVGEGANMALLDGALLGLALAAHPDDFPAAVKEYESEMFERTGAAARMSADLQELLMSPDAGQKMLAFFRPG from the coding sequence GTGACCATCACCATCGTCGGAGCCGGCCTCGGCGGCCTGGCTCTCGCCCGTGTGCTGCACGTGAAGGGCATGGATTCCGTCGTGTACGAACGGGAAGCGTCACGCAGCGCGCGCGGCCAGGGCGGCATGCTCGACATCCACTCCGGCCAGCGCGCGCTGCGCGAGGCCGGTCTGATCGACCAGTTCCGGGCGATTGCCCGTGGGGAAGGCCAGGACATGCGTCTTCTCGAGCCGGACGGCACCCTGCTGCTCCAGGAGGACACGCCCGTCGACGCCCCGCTCGAGCGGCCCGAGGTCGACCGCGCCGATCTGCGCGACCTGCTGCTGGATTCCCTCCCCGAGGACGCGGTGCGCTGGGGGCACGCGTTAGAATCCGCCGACAACGGCCGACTGCGCTTCGCCGACGGCAGCAGTGCGACGTACGACCTGCTGGTCGGCGCGGACGGCGCGCAGTCCCGGGTTCGCGCGCTGCTGACCGACGCCTGTCCGACACATATAGGCCAGAATGTCGTCGAGATCGGCATTCCCGACATCGACCGCACGCACCCCGACCTCGCGGTGATGGTCGGGCGCGGCAACTACTGGGTGCTCGGCAACGGACTGTCCCTGGCGGCGCAGCGCAACGGCGACGGCCGCGTTCGCATCGGCCTCAGCTTCTACAACACCGCCGAGGACTGGTTCGCCACCAGCGGGATCCCGTTCGACGACCCTGCCGCCGCCCGGGCGCGGCTGATCGACCTGCTCCCCGGCTGGGACTCACGGTTCACCGCGCTGATCGCGGCCTGCGACGACACGGTCGTGCCGCGGTCGATCAGCACTCTCCCGGTCGGCCTGACCTGGCCGTCGACGCCGGGCGTCACACTGGTCGGCGATGCCGCGCATCTGATGCCGCCGGTGGGAGAGGGCGCCAACATGGCGCTGCTCGACGGCGCCCTGCTCGGTCTCGCGCTGGCCGCGCATCCGGACGACTTTCCCGCTGCCGTCAAAGAATACGAAAGCGAGATGTTCGAACGCACCGGCGCCGCCGCCCGGATGTCCGCGGATCTGCAGGAACTGCTGATGTCGCCGGACGCCGGCCAGAAGATGCTCGCGTTCTTCCGACCTGGCTGA
- a CDS encoding ABC transporter permease produces MSAVIQPDAGPAKAAAPREATSTRLAVRRFLRNRLAVVGLAVVVLFFLFCFAGPLVYSTDQTHTLLQQVNLAPSGAHWLGTDAVGHDELGRLMYGGKVSLIVGLAAGVLATCIGTLWGAAAGYAGGWIDAVMMRIVDAGIAIPALFILLVVSAITTPGLTGLVLILGLVSWLVPSRLVRAETLTLKNRDYVLTLRAIGGTHARAILRHILPNSVSTVIVAATFQVADAILLVAYVSYLGMGVRPPQTDWGGMLSAGLTAAYSGYWWLILPPGLAIILVVWAFNAIGDGLRDAFDVRGRG; encoded by the coding sequence ATGAGCGCCGTCATCCAGCCGGACGCGGGCCCGGCGAAGGCCGCCGCTCCGCGTGAGGCCACCAGCACCCGGCTCGCCGTCCGCCGTTTCCTGCGCAACAGGCTGGCCGTCGTCGGACTCGCCGTCGTGGTCCTCTTCTTCCTGTTCTGCTTCGCCGGTCCGCTGGTGTACTCCACCGACCAGACCCACACCCTGCTCCAGCAGGTCAACCTCGCCCCCAGCGGCGCCCACTGGCTCGGCACCGACGCCGTCGGCCACGACGAGCTGGGTCGGCTGATGTACGGCGGCAAGGTGTCGCTGATCGTCGGCCTCGCGGCGGGCGTCCTCGCCACCTGCATCGGCACGCTGTGGGGCGCCGCCGCCGGTTACGCGGGCGGCTGGATCGACGCCGTGATGATGCGGATCGTCGACGCCGGCATCGCGATCCCGGCGCTGTTCATCCTGCTGGTGGTCTCCGCCATCACCACACCGGGCCTCACCGGACTCGTCCTCATCCTGGGCCTGGTGTCCTGGCTGGTGCCGTCCCGGCTGGTCCGCGCCGAGACACTGACCCTGAAGAACAGGGACTACGTCCTGACCCTGCGCGCCATCGGCGGCACGCACGCCCGGGCGATCCTGCGGCACATCCTGCCGAACTCCGTCTCGACCGTCATCGTCGCCGCGACCTTCCAGGTCGCCGACGCCATCCTGCTGGTCGCGTACGTCTCCTACCTGGGCATGGGAGTCCGGCCGCCGCAGACCGACTGGGGCGGCATGCTCTCCGCCGGTCTCACCGCCGCCTACTCCGGCTACTGGTGGCTCATCCTGCCGCCCGGCCTGGCCATCATCCTGGTGGTGTGGGCGTTCAACGCGATCGGGGACGGACTCCGCGACGCATTCGATGTGAGGGGACGCGGATGA
- a CDS encoding PIG-L family deacetylase, whose translation MTDRRLTLMAVHAHPDDEATGTGGVLARYAAEGIRTVLVTCTDGGCGDGTGGVKPGEPGHDPAAVALMRRQELEASCDVLKISDLEMLDYADSGMTGWPSNDAPGSFWQTPVEEGAARLAELMRHYRPDVVVTYDENGFYGHPDHIQAHRITMAALEMTALTPKVYWTTAPRSMMQRFGEVMREFQEDMPEPDPAEAAAMAEIGLPDDEITTWVDTTAFSGQKFDALAAHASQGENIFFLKMGKERFGELMGMETFVRVKDATGSAVPENDLFAGLR comes from the coding sequence ATGACTGACCGGCGCTTGACGCTCATGGCAGTACACGCACACCCCGACGACGAGGCCACCGGAACCGGAGGGGTCCTCGCGCGGTACGCGGCGGAAGGCATCCGCACGGTTCTCGTGACGTGTACCGACGGCGGTTGCGGTGACGGAACGGGGGGTGTCAAGCCGGGCGAACCCGGGCACGATCCGGCAGCCGTCGCTTTGATGCGCCGTCAGGAACTCGAGGCGAGCTGTGACGTCCTGAAGATCAGCGATCTGGAGATGCTGGACTACGCCGACTCCGGGATGACGGGGTGGCCGAGCAACGACGCCCCCGGATCCTTCTGGCAGACCCCCGTGGAGGAAGGCGCCGCCCGACTCGCGGAACTCATGCGGCACTACCGGCCCGATGTGGTCGTCACCTACGACGAGAACGGCTTCTACGGCCACCCCGACCACATCCAGGCGCACCGCATCACGATGGCCGCGCTGGAGATGACGGCGCTGACACCGAAGGTGTACTGGACGACGGCGCCCCGCTCGATGATGCAGCGGTTCGGGGAGGTCATGCGCGAGTTTCAGGAGGACATGCCGGAGCCGGATCCCGCCGAGGCCGCCGCGATGGCCGAGATCGGCCTCCCCGACGACGAGATCACCACGTGGGTGGACACCACTGCGTTCAGTGGTCAGAAGTTCGATGCGCTGGCCGCGCACGCCAGTCAGGGCGAGAACATCTTCTTCCTCAAGATGGGCAAGGAGAGGTTCGGCGAGTTGATGGGTATGGAGACTTTCGTACGGGTCAAGGACGCCACCGGCTCGGCCGTCCCCGAGAACGATCTCTTCGCCGGATTGCGCTGA
- a CDS encoding M81 family metallopeptidase: MTHTRTALARPVIAVAGLGIESSTFSPARTEAPAFHPSRGVGVFDRYPFLAPGEELREAAEWHGALVGKSLPGGTVTAAAWTALADELIERLAALPRLDGLWYDIHGAMTVEGVDDAEAVLLQRIRATVGPDVIVSTSMDLHGNVSRELAHRSDLITCYRMAPHEDHMETKERAVRNLVELLVSGSPRPVKAWVPVPVLLAGEQTSTRIEPARSVYAAVDEVEAVDGVTDAAVWVGYAWADEPRNRAVVVVTGDDTAAVSAGAERLARGFWDARRDFDFVAPTGTYDELLDEALASDQRPYFISDTGDNPTAGGAGDVTWGLTRLLERPEFQKEDGPTVIYASVPAPAAIETAVVAGIGATVTVTAGAEVDDRHAGPVTLTGVVHAIRHGDRDAETEVVIRVGSVYAILTRLRKPYHHEHDFTDLGLAPRSADIVIVKIGYLEPELFDMSVGWKMALTPGGVDQDLVRLGHRRIRRPMFPFDRDMAAPDLTARIIPASDRPLTGNDE; encoded by the coding sequence ATGACGCACACCCGCACCGCTCTCGCCCGCCCCGTCATCGCCGTCGCCGGCCTCGGCATCGAGTCCTCGACCTTCTCTCCCGCCCGCACCGAGGCGCCCGCCTTCCATCCCTCGCGCGGTGTCGGGGTGTTCGACCGGTACCCCTTCCTCGCCCCGGGCGAGGAACTGCGCGAAGCCGCCGAATGGCACGGCGCCCTGGTCGGCAAGTCGCTGCCCGGGGGCACCGTCACCGCCGCCGCCTGGACCGCGCTCGCCGACGAACTCATCGAACGCCTCGCCGCGCTGCCCCGGCTGGACGGTCTCTGGTACGACATCCACGGCGCCATGACCGTGGAGGGGGTCGACGATGCCGAGGCCGTGCTGCTGCAGCGCATCCGCGCCACCGTCGGCCCGGACGTGATCGTCTCCACCTCGATGGACCTGCACGGCAACGTCTCCCGCGAACTCGCCCACCGCAGCGACCTGATCACCTGCTACCGGATGGCGCCGCACGAGGACCACATGGAGACCAAGGAGCGCGCCGTGCGCAACCTGGTCGAGCTGCTGGTCTCCGGCAGCCCCCGCCCGGTCAAGGCGTGGGTGCCGGTCCCGGTGCTGCTGGCCGGCGAGCAGACCTCCACCCGGATCGAACCGGCGAGGAGCGTGTACGCGGCGGTCGACGAGGTCGAGGCCGTCGACGGCGTGACGGACGCCGCCGTCTGGGTCGGCTACGCCTGGGCGGACGAACCCCGCAACCGCGCCGTCGTGGTCGTCACCGGCGACGACACGGCAGCGGTCTCGGCCGGGGCCGAACGCCTCGCCCGGGGCTTCTGGGACGCCCGCCGCGACTTCGACTTCGTCGCCCCGACCGGCACCTACGACGAACTCCTCGACGAGGCCCTCGCCTCGGACCAGCGGCCGTACTTCATCAGCGACACCGGTGACAACCCCACCGCGGGCGGCGCCGGCGACGTCACCTGGGGCCTGACCCGGCTGCTGGAGCGTCCCGAGTTCCAGAAGGAGGACGGGCCGACCGTCATCTACGCCTCGGTGCCCGCCCCCGCCGCGATCGAGACCGCCGTCGTCGCCGGGATCGGCGCCACCGTCACCGTCACCGCCGGCGCGGAGGTCGACGACCGGCACGCCGGCCCCGTCACCCTCACCGGTGTGGTCCACGCGATCCGGCACGGCGACCGGGACGCCGAGACCGAGGTCGTCATCCGTGTCGGCAGCGTGTACGCGATCCTCACCAGGCTGCGCAAGCCGTACCACCACGAGCACGACTTCACCGACCTCGGCCTCGCCCCGCGCTCCGCCGACATCGTGATCGTCAAGATCGGCTACCTGGAGCCCGAACTGTTCGACATGTCGGTCGGCTGGAAGATGGCCCTCACCCCCGGCGGCGTCGACCAGGACCTGGTGCGCCTCGGTCACCGTCGCATCCGCCGCCCGATGTTCCCCTTCGACCGCGACATGGCCGCCCCGGACCTGACGGCCCGTATCATCCCGGCTTCCGACCGGCCGCTCACCGGGAACGACGAATGA
- a CDS encoding ABC transporter permease yields MSTSSYLIKRVLQAVVVIVIVTIVVFGLLHALPGGPARGILGPQATAQQIARFNHEQGLDKSLPVQYFHYLGRLVHGDLGTSYTLNEPVSQLIGERLPKTLVLTLLSALVGLVLAIPLGMWQAMRRNKATDYVITTLSFIAYSTPVYFLGLILVLVFSQELAWFPSQAPQGATLGQVFSDPQALVLPVVAGAASMVAVFSRYMRAATLENLSEDYVRTARAGGSRSRAILGRHVFRNSLTPVVAMLGYYIPVLFGGALVVEQLFNYPGMGLLFWTAAQSSDYPVLLGCVLVIAVATVTGTLLADIVQRIIDPRVKAGRA; encoded by the coding sequence ATGAGCACTTCCTCGTACCTGATCAAACGCGTCCTCCAGGCCGTCGTGGTGATCGTCATCGTGACGATCGTCGTCTTCGGCCTGCTGCACGCCCTTCCCGGAGGCCCCGCGCGCGGGATCCTGGGCCCCCAGGCCACCGCACAGCAGATCGCCCGCTTCAACCACGAACAGGGCCTGGACAAGTCACTGCCCGTGCAGTACTTCCACTACCTCGGCCGACTGGTGCACGGAGACCTCGGGACCTCGTACACCCTCAACGAGCCGGTCTCCCAGCTCATCGGCGAACGGCTGCCGAAGACGCTGGTCCTCACCCTGCTGTCGGCTCTCGTGGGTCTCGTTCTCGCGATACCGCTGGGCATGTGGCAGGCCATGCGCCGCAACAAGGCGACGGACTACGTCATCACCACGCTGAGCTTCATCGCCTACTCCACACCCGTGTACTTCCTCGGGCTGATCCTGGTGCTGGTCTTCAGCCAGGAGCTGGCGTGGTTCCCCTCGCAGGCTCCCCAGGGCGCGACGCTGGGCCAGGTGTTCTCCGACCCGCAGGCCCTGGTGCTGCCGGTCGTCGCGGGCGCCGCCTCCATGGTCGCGGTGTTCAGCCGGTACATGCGGGCGGCCACCCTGGAGAACCTCTCCGAGGACTACGTCCGCACGGCCAGGGCCGGCGGCTCCCGTTCCCGCGCCATCCTGGGCCGGCACGTGTTCCGCAACTCGCTGACGCCCGTGGTGGCCATGCTCGGCTACTACATCCCGGTGCTCTTCGGCGGTGCCCTGGTCGTCGAGCAGCTCTTCAACTACCCCGGAATGGGGCTGCTGTTCTGGACGGCGGCGCAGTCCTCCGACTACCCGGTCCTCCTGGGCTGCGTCCTGGTGATCGCCGTCGCCACCGTCACCGGCACCCTGCTCGCCGACATCGTCCAGCGGATCATCGACCCCCGAGTGAAGGCAGGCCGGGCATGA
- a CDS encoding TetR/AcrR family transcriptional regulator, whose amino-acid sequence MLVWERPEPPNRPVPAPLSRERIVRAAIQLADADGLDAVSLRKVGTALGVRPMRLYGYIAGKEELLDLMVDAVHAEIRPVGDGWREALRSLAEATRHAAHEHEWLADLLGGRPQLGPHALATGETVVAALGAVDVDAIMPVVAAVNAYAIGAVRREIAERRAERATGTDERRWQASLGPYLERTFATGRFPALATVVRDAAHLDADRTFRIGLDFLLDGIEARLSR is encoded by the coding sequence ATGTTGGTGTGGGAGAGGCCGGAGCCACCGAATCGACCCGTTCCGGCCCCGTTGAGCCGGGAGCGGATCGTGCGGGCGGCGATCCAACTGGCCGACGCCGACGGCCTGGACGCGGTATCCCTGCGCAAGGTCGGCACCGCGCTGGGCGTCCGTCCGATGCGGTTGTACGGCTACATCGCCGGCAAGGAGGAGTTGCTCGACCTCATGGTCGACGCCGTCCATGCCGAGATCCGGCCGGTCGGAGACGGCTGGCGGGAGGCGCTCCGGTCTCTTGCCGAAGCCACTCGGCACGCCGCTCACGAGCACGAATGGCTCGCCGATCTACTGGGTGGCCGACCCCAGCTCGGGCCGCACGCACTGGCCACCGGGGAGACTGTGGTGGCCGCACTGGGCGCCGTCGACGTGGACGCCATCATGCCGGTGGTCGCCGCGGTCAACGCGTACGCCATCGGCGCGGTGCGTCGGGAGATCGCCGAGCGGCGTGCCGAGCGGGCCACCGGGACGGACGAGAGGCGTTGGCAGGCCTCACTCGGGCCCTATCTGGAGCGAACCTTCGCCACGGGCCGATTCCCCGCGCTGGCCACGGTGGTGCGCGATGCCGCCCACCTGGACGCCGACCGGACTTTCCGGATCGGCCTCGACTTCCTGCTCGACGGCATCGAAGCCCGCCTCTCAAGGTGA
- a CDS encoding copper homeostasis protein CutC, with translation MSGRTTRSLDPSRTGGAGQGPAPVPAGEVPGRGQPGAAGPVTRPALEIAVTSAAGARVALDHGADRVELCTGLELGGLTPSAALVETVAAVGLPVQVLVRCRPGDFVYDAEETALMVAEVRSVIASGASGVVVGALAADGSLDTAAVTRLAAAAHDVGRPVEVTLHRAIDLSTDPVATAALLPALGLTRVLTSGGAPVAGQGLDRLAAMVEVAPGVQVMAGGGVRPADIPELTAAGVAAVHLSAKRRAEPRRGAAWIPLGASSASPEQDTHFVTDAAVVAEARRTLERRTTG, from the coding sequence ATGAGCGGGCGCACCACCCGGTCTCTCGACCCGTCCCGGACCGGCGGTGCGGGCCAGGGCCCCGCACCGGTTCCCGCCGGCGAGGTTCCCGGACGCGGGCAGCCCGGCGCGGCCGGACCGGTAACGCGGCCCGCACTGGAGATCGCCGTCACCTCAGCGGCCGGCGCCCGTGTCGCCCTCGACCACGGAGCCGATCGCGTCGAACTCTGCACCGGTCTGGAACTGGGAGGTCTGACCCCGTCGGCCGCCCTGGTCGAGACGGTCGCCGCCGTGGGCCTGCCGGTTCAGGTGCTGGTCCGCTGCCGCCCGGGCGACTTCGTCTACGACGCCGAGGAGACCGCCCTGATGGTCGCCGAAGTGCGATCCGTGATCGCCTCCGGAGCCTCCGGCGTGGTGGTCGGCGCCCTCGCCGCCGACGGCAGCCTCGATACCGCTGCCGTCACCCGTCTCGCCGCGGCGGCTCACGACGTGGGCCGCCCTGTCGAGGTGACACTGCACCGCGCGATCGATCTGTCCACGGACCCCGTCGCCACCGCCGCGCTGCTGCCCGCTCTGGGGCTCACCCGGGTGCTCACCTCCGGCGGCGCCCCGGTTGCCGGGCAAGGGCTGGATCGCCTCGCCGCCATGGTCGAAGTCGCGCCCGGCGTGCAGGTCATGGCGGGCGGCGGGGTACGCCCCGCCGACATCCCGGAGTTGACCGCCGCCGGCGTGGCCGCGGTCCACCTCTCGGCGAAGCGCCGCGCCGAACCCCGGCGCGGCGCCGCGTGGATCCCCCTCGGCGCCTCCAGCGCGTCCCCCGAGCAGGACACCCACTTCGTCACCGACGCGGCAGTGGTCGCCGAGGCCAGGAGAACGCTGGAGCGGCGGACCACAGGCTGA
- a CDS encoding peptide ABC transporter substrate-binding protein, protein MFLAHTAASRRWALVAGAAVITGALVTGCSGGGTSISGSASSDTINYALPANFTPNWILPIGTAAHLNTNNSSISQAAWEPLIAYDGSTGKVGWNKDNSLAKEAEFAPDSKSVTITLDQRHWSDGKPITSRDVEFWFNLVKADKADWASYSPGKAPDNWTSFKTVDDTHFTITFDKAYNQEWMLANELSMIRPIPQHVWDKTSDSGAVSDLDRTAAGAKQVWTYLNNAAKKISGYASDPLWKTVSGPYTIKSFSTAGRVELTANAKYDGGGKANIKNVNLLPFTTTDAEENALRAGTVDYGYINATDLGQESAFKAKGYSVKPWSGWAITYMPYNFNNPAMGPVFKQLYARQAIQMSVDQTTLSKVVFNGSAVSTYGPIPQGQESSFVSSEQKNNPYPFDAVKAKKLLTDHGWTEQGGTMVCNDPGTGGNQCGAGVDKGTKFEIQVLSQSGSTVTDNMMSALQSSFAKTGIKFGIKTAPVNSVLSQAGQCTAGKSSCSWQLSFFGTAGSWYFPAYPSGDSLFATGGGSNFGSYSNAEVDKLITETTTSSSNEAVQKYSAALAKDLPVIWLPEPDYQISVVKNGLGGFAQDSLANFHPAMWKWTK, encoded by the coding sequence ATGTTCCTTGCTCACACGGCCGCCAGCCGCCGCTGGGCGCTCGTCGCGGGTGCTGCCGTCATCACCGGCGCGCTGGTCACCGGCTGTTCCGGCGGCGGTACCTCGATCTCCGGTTCGGCATCGTCGGACACGATCAACTACGCCCTCCCCGCGAACTTCACGCCGAACTGGATCCTCCCGATCGGCACCGCCGCGCACCTGAACACCAACAACTCCTCCATATCCCAGGCCGCCTGGGAGCCATTGATCGCGTACGACGGCTCCACCGGCAAGGTCGGCTGGAACAAGGACAACTCCCTCGCCAAAGAGGCCGAGTTCGCCCCGGACAGCAAGAGCGTGACGATCACCCTCGACCAGCGTCACTGGAGCGACGGCAAGCCGATCACCTCGCGCGACGTGGAGTTCTGGTTCAACCTGGTCAAGGCCGACAAGGCCGACTGGGCCAGCTACAGCCCGGGCAAGGCGCCGGACAACTGGACCTCCTTCAAGACGGTCGACGACACGCACTTCACGATCACCTTCGACAAGGCCTACAACCAGGAGTGGATGCTCGCCAACGAGCTGAGCATGATCCGCCCGATCCCGCAGCACGTCTGGGACAAGACGAGCGACTCGGGCGCCGTCTCCGATCTGGACCGCACCGCCGCCGGCGCCAAGCAGGTCTGGACGTACCTCAACAACGCCGCCAAGAAGATCTCCGGCTACGCGAGCGACCCGCTGTGGAAGACGGTCAGCGGCCCCTACACCATCAAGTCCTTCTCCACCGCGGGCAGGGTCGAGCTGACCGCCAACGCGAAGTACGACGGCGGCGGCAAGGCCAACATCAAGAACGTCAACCTGCTGCCGTTCACCACCACCGACGCCGAGGAGAACGCCCTCCGCGCCGGCACCGTCGACTACGGCTACATCAACGCCACGGACCTGGGCCAGGAATCGGCCTTCAAGGCCAAGGGCTACTCGGTGAAGCCGTGGAGCGGCTGGGCGATCACGTACATGCCGTACAACTTCAACAACCCTGCCATGGGACCGGTGTTCAAGCAGCTGTACGCCCGCCAGGCGATCCAGATGTCGGTGGACCAGACCACCCTCTCCAAGGTGGTCTTCAACGGCAGCGCCGTCTCCACCTACGGCCCGATTCCGCAGGGCCAGGAGTCGTCCTTCGTCTCCTCCGAGCAGAAGAACAACCCCTACCCCTTCGACGCCGTCAAGGCGAAGAAGCTGCTCACCGACCACGGATGGACCGAACAGGGCGGCACCATGGTGTGCAACGACCCCGGCACCGGCGGCAACCAGTGTGGCGCGGGCGTCGACAAGGGCACCAAGTTCGAGATACAGGTGCTGTCGCAGTCCGGCTCGACCGTGACCGACAACATGATGAGCGCGCTGCAGTCGTCGTTCGCGAAGACCGGTATCAAGTTCGGCATCAAGACCGCCCCGGTCAACTCCGTCCTGTCGCAGGCCGGCCAGTGCACCGCCGGCAAGTCGAGCTGCTCGTGGCAGCTGTCCTTCTTCGGCACCGCGGGCAGCTGGTACTTCCCCGCCTACCCGAGCGGTGACTCGCTCTTCGCCACCGGCGGCGGCTCCAACTTCGGCAGCTACTCGAACGCCGAGGTCGACAAGCTGATCACCGAGACCACCACGTCCTCCTCGAACGAGGCGGTGCAGAAGTACAGCGCCGCACTCGCCAAGGACCTCCCCGTGATCTGGCTGCCGGAGCCCGACTACCAGATCTCCGTGGTCAAGAACGGTCTCGGCGGCTTCGCCCAGGACTCGCTCGCCAACTTCCACCCGGCCATGTGGAAGTGGACCAAGTAA
- a CDS encoding ROK family transcriptional regulator encodes MTEISARDRKGTKGVSPKGTAPKSATLATRVLELVASGQASSRAELAQLLGTAPSTISLTVAELVERGLLAEEGTQSSTGGRPRRVLRAGSTDEYAVAADVGGRHARIGVVLPGNGVRDVANVPFEIADGPEAALPRLAEHLESLAEQRGRDRLRGVGLSLPGPVDVAAGAVILPSRMPGWNRFPVAAWLEERFGVPAVVDNDANCMAVGEQSVRPAEHRRTITVKIGSAIGAGVIIDGSLYRGATGAAGDITHIRIDGGADIPCSCGNTGCLETVASGAALVRILRERGLDVTSTEDVVQLATDADPEATRAVRRAGDHLGQVLAANVNFFNPDAVYLGGILSTLEPFVAAVRSQLYESCHPLVTEHLTIERAVLGADAGLVGVGLFALQRALARALGDVAGTGTDRFHTVTPPRSG; translated from the coding sequence ATGACTGAAATAAGTGCACGGGACCGCAAGGGCACCAAGGGCGTGTCCCCGAAGGGCACCGCGCCGAAGAGCGCGACCCTCGCCACGCGAGTCCTCGAACTCGTCGCGTCAGGGCAGGCGTCGTCCCGCGCCGAACTCGCGCAACTCCTCGGCACGGCCCCCTCCACCATCTCCCTCACCGTGGCCGAGCTGGTCGAGCGCGGGCTCCTCGCCGAGGAAGGCACCCAGTCCTCGACCGGAGGCCGCCCCCGCAGGGTGCTCAGGGCCGGCAGCACCGACGAGTACGCCGTCGCCGCCGACGTCGGCGGCCGCCATGCCCGGATCGGTGTGGTGCTCCCGGGCAACGGTGTCCGCGACGTCGCCAACGTCCCCTTCGAGATCGCCGACGGCCCCGAGGCCGCCCTGCCGAGGCTCGCCGAGCACTTGGAGTCCCTCGCCGAGCAGCGGGGACGCGACCGGCTCCGAGGCGTCGGGCTCTCCCTGCCCGGCCCGGTGGACGTGGCCGCCGGCGCCGTCATCCTGCCCTCCCGGATGCCCGGCTGGAACCGTTTCCCGGTCGCCGCCTGGCTGGAGGAACGCTTCGGGGTCCCGGCCGTCGTCGACAACGACGCCAACTGCATGGCGGTCGGCGAGCAGAGCGTCAGGCCCGCCGAGCACCGACGGACGATCACGGTGAAGATCGGCTCGGCGATCGGCGCCGGCGTCATCATCGACGGCAGCCTCTACCGGGGCGCCACCGGAGCCGCCGGCGACATCACCCACATCCGTATCGACGGCGGCGCCGACATCCCCTGCTCCTGCGGCAACACCGGCTGCCTGGAGACCGTGGCGTCCGGCGCCGCGCTCGTCCGCATCCTGCGCGAACGCGGTCTGGACGTCACCAGCACCGAGGACGTGGTCCAACTCGCCACCGACGCCGACCCGGAAGCCACCCGAGCCGTCCGCAGGGCCGGCGACCACCTCGGCCAGGTGCTCGCCGCCAACGTCAACTTCTTCAACCCGGACGCCGTCTACCTCGGCGGCATACTCTCCACCCTCGAACCGTTCGTCGCCGCGGTGCGCAGCCAGCTCTACGAGAGCTGCCACCCACTGGTGACCGAACACCTCACCATCGAGCGGGCCGTCCTCGGCGCCGACGCCGGACTGGTCGGAGTCGGACTCTTCGCCCTGCAGCGCGCCCTGGCCCGCGCTCTGGGCGATGTCGCCGGCACCGGCACGGACCGGTTCCACACCGTCACGCCCCCCAGAAGCGGCTGA
- a CDS encoding RICIN domain-containing protein, producing MVSFKAHANGDYVTADNAGADPLIANRTAIGPWEQFDLIDQGNGSVALRAHANNKYVTADNAGADPLLAKVDAVGTWEQFQLIHNGDGSVSLKSMINGDYVTADNAGADPLIANRTAIGPWEEFDLVND from the coding sequence GTGGTCTCCTTCAAAGCGCACGCCAACGGCGACTACGTCACCGCGGACAATGCCGGCGCCGACCCGCTGATCGCCAACCGCACCGCCATCGGCCCCTGGGAGCAGTTCGACCTGATCGACCAGGGCAACGGCTCCGTCGCGCTCCGCGCTCACGCCAACAACAAGTACGTCACCGCCGACAACGCCGGCGCTGACCCACTGCTGGCCAAGGTGGACGCGGTCGGCACCTGGGAGCAGTTCCAGCTCATCCACAACGGCGACGGCAGTGTCAGCCTCAAGTCCATGATCAACGGCGACTACGTCACCGCCGACAACGCCGGCGCCGATCCGCTGATCGCCAACCGCACGGCGATCGGGCCCTGGGAGGAATTCGACCTCGTCAACGACTGA